From the Maniola jurtina chromosome Z, ilManJurt1.1, whole genome shotgun sequence genome, one window contains:
- the LOC123880673 gene encoding uncharacterized protein LOC123880673, with product MDYFFKNLKQKLSFENAQECLTDDHDFDVAISGEEKENVREDVFTNVSTEQEDKPHEGVLYKPNEPITFSSQSGKSNPTLDTASSQKTEEPKAPEKKKSNPAIDISVLF from the exons ATGGATTACTTCTTCAAAAATCTCAAGCAAAAATTATCTTTCGAAAATGCTCAAGAATGTCTAACGGatg aTCATGATTTTGACGTGGCTATTTCCGGAGAAGAAAAGGAAAATGTACGTGAAGACGTTTTTACGAATGTTTCTACAGAACAGGAAGATAAACCTCATGAAGGAGTCTTGTATAAGCCAAATGAGCCGATTACATTTTCAAGTCAGTCCGGGAAGAGCAATCCAACACTGGATACTGCCTCAAGCCAAAAGACAGAAGAGCCTAAAGCGCCCGAAAAGAAAAAATCAAATCCCGCTATAGACATATCTGTactgttttaa